The nucleotide sequence GACAGTTTCCTGTTGTCTGCGACAACCCCGGATTACATCCGGGGCCATCCGTTATTTCACCATTAGCCGTACGGCGTTAGCCGCGGTTAACGGACATTTTGGAAAGAACGGTGGCTAATTGGGTTTATCTCACGTGTCCCACGGTCCGGCTCGTCCGGCCGTGCCGGGAAAGTATTGGATGCTCGGATCTGAAACGAAACCGACAGCTGCGACCTCCTGCTCGCTGCGCTCGGCCCGGATTGCATCCGGGCTTACCCACTTTTACTTTCGTGTCATTTCGTGTTTTTCGTGGTAGGAAATTTCAGTTCGAGCGTTTCATTGGTTTCCGTTTTAGCTTGATACTGGTGTGATACTCGCCAGGTGGGCGGACACTTGGGTCGCGCCCCTACGAAGGAGGTCGGTTTTGTTACTCTGAATTGCCTGACTGCTCTGTCGGTTTCCTGTTGTCTGCGACAACCCCGGATTGCATCCGGGGCTACCCGTCTTTCACCATTAGCCATACGGTAATTGCTGCGGTTTCTGCAGGTTGGGACTTAACCGGGGCTAACGCCTAATGGCACTTACTTTAAATTAAGTTGGTTACCCCTGCCGTTTGGTATGGGATTTGCGCAGGATTCTATTCTTGAAAATAGACTGCCAATTTGCCAGGAGTAACCACGCAGTGAAACAATCACCGGAACAGATTCTTGAATTCGATCGTGCCTTCGAACAACTTAAAGATTTGGTGGACTTACGCCAAGCCGATCAGCTGCATCCCAGGCGACCCAATGCAATCTATACCGCCTGCGTTGTGCTGTGGATGTTGATTTTTCAACGCCTCAAACCAGATGCCTCACTCGAAGCGGCGGTGAAGCATCTGATTGAAAATCAACCTGACTACCTTCCTGAAAACAAACGATTAAGCCAGGGTACACTCTCGTCCAACAGTGCAGCATACAGCCGGGCTCGCAGCGAACTGCCGTTGGATGTTGTGAAATGGTTTTCCAATGAAATCACTCGTGCCATCGTCGGGCAATCTGAAACCCTGCTGGACGGTCGTCAAATATTTTTACTCGATGGAACCACGATCACATTAGCACCGGAAAAAGAATTACAAACGAAATTTCCGCCCGCCTCAAATCAGCACGGTGAAAGTGTCTGGCCTGTTGTCAATCTGACCGTTTTTCACGAACTCAGTAGTGGATGTGCCTTGCTGCCACAGCTGGGGGCCATGTATGGACCTGAAGCGGTTTCCGAAACGGAACTTGCCCGAAATGGCATGCACTGCCTGCCAGACGAATCGATCATCATGGCTGATGCAGGATTTGGGATCTTTGGCGTAGCTCACCAGGCACAACTCCTGGGGCATGATTTTTTTCTACGCATGAAGAAGTTAAACTTTGAGTCACTTCGAGCCAAAGCAAAACTCGTATCGCAAAGCCCAAAACATAAGACCTACCAACACCAGTGGACTCCGACCCCCAAAAACCGTAAAACACAACCCGGGCTCCCCAGGGACGCTTCGCTGGCTGTTGTTTTGCACGAAATCATCGTCAATGAAACCTTGACGCTGTATTGCGTTACCAGCCTGCCGCAAGACGCTGCCACCCTGGGCAACCTCTACAATCAAAGGGTCAATGTCGAAGTTGATATTCGTAACTTGAAGGTCGTATTGGACACCGAGAACATTCGCGCCAAGAAGGTAGACACGTTTTTGAAAGAGCTGTATACGTCAGTGGTCGCCTACAATTTAGTTGGTCAATTCCGCAGACAGGCAGCTGAACTGAATCAGGTTGCTCCGCGGCGGATGAGCTTTAAGCGAACCTGGACAACATTCCAAACGTTCCTGTTGAAGCACCTGCACACTGAGCCAGAATCATGGCGTGAATCCTTCGAGCGAGCACTGTTCTACGCGACCAAAGATAAACTACCCAATCGCGCTGCCAACCGAAGCGTAAAAAGAGAATGCTACGCCAAACGTTCAAAGAGAGACCATTTCGAAAAAAGAAAAAAGCCCCCAGAGAAATTGAAACACACTGATCTAAAGTAAGTGCCATTAGGCTAACGCCCTGCGGCTGATTTTTTATCTCGTGGAGGCTTACCCATTGACTGTGTTTAGTGGTTCGTGATTTTCATCTGCTGGAGTGGGATGCATCTCATTTATAATGCTTCTCGATACGTGAATTGTCATTGTCTTACCAGCACAGTTGGACAAGCCAACTGTGCCACACGGAATTTTTCTGGTTGGACTGGTTCTGTTTTTTCTACCACGAAAAGTACGAAACGACTCGATCGTTTCATATGATTTTACGAAATAGGGAATGAGGTGGAGTGATGGATTGTTTTCAAATTTTACTCAAGCATGCGTTTTGTGAGAGACCTGAAATCGGGATCAGTCTGTGTTCGTTGATAACAGGATTATTCTCTGCACGGGCTCGGGGGAGTCAAGGGGGGATGAACAGAATCGGGTGGCGATACAGGTCGATATGGGTCCGATCTGGGGCGATATCGGGTCGGTTTCGCGACGATGTTGTGCGAAGTGCGGCGACCCGCAGGCATACATGCGGAATATGTGAAGTTATGCAAACTGAATATCTGGAAAAAAGGGCCTGTTTTATGGTGAAGATGACGAACAAGTATCGCGTGTTTCAGTGCTCTGTAAACTGGGCACGCGCGCGACTCAGAACAGCGCTTATCGCCGTTGGCGCGGCGGCGTCAAGGGGAAGTTGAGCAGTGAAATGCATGTGTGGTGCGCGGAAAAGCAGTCGATGTTTTTCACAACTGTCGTTTCAGAACCAGAGACTTTTGTCGGCGAGAGTCAGGAAGGGCTGGCCGTTTATGAAGCAGCGAATATTTTCCAGGAGGGTTTCCAGATGACGTTCGGGAACACGGGTCGAGGCGGCGGCGATGTGGGGGGTGATGATCACGTTATCCATTTGCCAGAGCGGGTGATTCGCTGGCAGCGGTTCGATCTCGAAGACGTCGAGTGCGGCGCCGGCGATCTCTTTCTGCTCCAAAGCGGTGGTGAGATCCTGCAGATCAACGATGGCACCGCGGCCGATGTTGATCAGGTATGCGGAAGATTTCATCTGGCGAAACTGTCTGGTGCGAAACAGTTTTTCGGTCTGTGGTGTATGCGGAGCAGCGATGACGACAAAATCACTGATGGCCAGGAGGTCGGGCAGGCGGTCGATGTCCCAGACGTCATCGACGATGCCGGGCACTTCGCGGGTGAGGGGATCGACGGCGTAAACAGTCATGCCGAACGCAGCGGCGCGGTGACAGACTTCCGCGCCGATGGAGCCGGCGCCCACGACACCGAGGGTACAGTCGGAAAGATGCAGATGGCTGCGATCGACTTCGCTGACCTGTCCGGGTCCGGTGACAAAATCGGGTTTGCCGGCGACTCCGCCG is from Gimesia maris and encodes:
- a CDS encoding D-2-hydroxyacid dehydrogenase; the protein is MKKLLIYPAIDDTRLARIQEVSNQLTVCNARDLSQALSEIKDADAFFGKITPELLAAAENLQWVQSPTASLEHYVFPELVEHPCQLTNMRGLFYDVIADHVLGFVLCFARNLHRYIRQQYEAEWQPIGGVAGKPDFVTGPGQVSEVDRSHLHLSDCTLGVVGAGSIGAEVCHRAAAFGMTVYAVDPLTREVPGIVDDVWDIDRLPDLLAISDFVVIAAPHTPQTEKLFRTRQFRQMKSSAYLINIGRGAIVDLQDLTTALEQKEIAGAALDVFEIEPLPANHPLWQMDNVIITPHIAAASTRVPERHLETLLENIRCFINGQPFLTLADKSLWF
- a CDS encoding IS4 family transposase, which produces MKQSPEQILEFDRAFEQLKDLVDLRQADQLHPRRPNAIYTACVVLWMLIFQRLKPDASLEAAVKHLIENQPDYLPENKRLSQGTLSSNSAAYSRARSELPLDVVKWFSNEITRAIVGQSETLLDGRQIFLLDGTTITLAPEKELQTKFPPASNQHGESVWPVVNLTVFHELSSGCALLPQLGAMYGPEAVSETELARNGMHCLPDESIIMADAGFGIFGVAHQAQLLGHDFFLRMKKLNFESLRAKAKLVSQSPKHKTYQHQWTPTPKNRKTQPGLPRDASLAVVLHEIIVNETLTLYCVTSLPQDAATLGNLYNQRVNVEVDIRNLKVVLDTENIRAKKVDTFLKELYTSVVAYNLVGQFRRQAAELNQVAPRRMSFKRTWTTFQTFLLKHLHTEPESWRESFERALFYATKDKLPNRAANRSVKRECYAKRSKRDHFEKRKKPPEKLKHTDLK